The Chaetodon auriga isolate fChaAug3 chromosome 3, fChaAug3.hap1, whole genome shotgun sequence genome has a window encoding:
- the plin3 gene encoding mannose-6-phosphate receptor binding protein 1, with protein sequence MADSGKTNETGAAAAEPANGDQQNVVSRVSSLPLVSSACEVVSSAYSSTKDSVPLLKGVMDAAESGVRTLGAAATTGSKPLLGIIEPQLATVNEYALKGLDKMEEKLPILHQPADKVVSDTVGMVYQSVAGAKDAVVGAVMGGVELTRAAVSGGIVTAMGTRMGQMVSSRMGLALSRSEDWVDQNLPLTEKELAAVAEPASSEVTTTSGSPSYFVRLGKLSSKVQKRALEQSLVRARHARDSTYTAVAQITSTLDLLESARTSLGNASNQIGGASEQLLQRWTEWKQKQAGTGQTESEPDGTKDEAEQLEWRALSMVRGLSDQLRSACHNVVSSAQGLPGAVQDQLTSARRSAEELHSSLGSTSTITPLLLERSRHHLTQVQQSLDGVMEYLLNNTPLNWLVGPFAPQITEKAEEDVVMDESGPQK encoded by the exons GCGCCTACAGTAGCACCAAAGACAGCGTGCCCTTGCTGAAGGGAGTGATGGATGCAGCAGAGAGTGGGGTCCGAACGCTGGGAGCAGCTGCCACCACGGGGTCCAAGCCTCTCCTGGGCATTATAGAACCACAGC ttgcGACAGTGAACGAGTACGCCTTGAAAGGACTGGATaagatggaggagaagctgcCTATTCTTCACCAACCAGCAGACAAG GTGGTGTCGGACACCGTGGGTATGGTGTACCAGTCGGTGGCAGGGGCCAAAGACGCTGTGGTAGGGGCTGTGATGGGCGGTGTCGAGCTGACCCGGGCAGCAGTCAGCGGAGGCATCGTCACCGCCATGGGCACCAGGATGGGCCAGATGGTCAGCAGTAGGATGGGCCTGGCCCTGAGCCGATCCGAGGACTGGGTTGACCAGAACCTGCCGCTCACTGAGAAGGAGCTGG ctgctgtcGCTGAACCTGCCTCCAGTGAGGTGACCACCACGTCAGGCAGCCCCAGCTACTTCGTCCGCTTGGGGAAACTCTCTTCCAAAGTACAGAAACGAGCCCTAGAGCAGTCCCTGGTCCGTGCACGGCATGCCAGGGATAGCACCTACACTGCAGTGGCTCAGATTACCAGCACTCTGGACCTGCTGGAGAGTGCCCGTACCAGTTTGGGTAATGCCAGTAACCAGATAGGAGGAgcctcagagcagctgctgcagcgctggACTGAGTGGAAGCAGAAGCAGGCTGGAACTGGACAGACTGAGTCAGAGCCAGATGGGACCAAGGATGAGGCTGAG CAACTGGAATGGCGGGCCCTGTCCATGGTGCGTGGTCTGAGCGACCAGCTGAGGTCTGCATGCCACAATGTGGTGTCGAGTGCTCAGGGTCTGCCAGGTGCGGTCCAGGACCAGCTAACCAGCGCACGGCGATCAGCTGAGGAACTGCACTCCTCTCTGGGGAGCACCAGCACCATCACACCCCTCCTTCTGGAGCGGAGCCGTCACCACCTGACCCAA GTTCAACAGTCTCTGGATGGTGTCATGGAGTATCTTCTGAACAACACACCACTGAACTGGCTGGTGGGCCCTTTTGCCCCTCAGATCACGGAGAAGGCAGAGGAAGATGTGGTGATGGACGAGAGTGGACCACAAAAGTAG
- the LOC143318105 gene encoding AN1-type zinc finger protein 5 codes for MAQETNQTQVPMLCTMGCGFYGNPRTNGMCSVCYKEHLQRQQGGGRSSPPGEKAATSPAGSPGSAGVTVESATSEPSTEVAGTPPEEQTTSPSSPSPVTQQMTAMSISQDSGAVDSDRAEAEEGEEEGTSNSSEPAGEAAQALSDNDQTPDKNKKKNRCFSCRKKVGLTGFDCRCGNLFCAIHRYSDKHDCPYDYRSAAAARIRKENPIVVAEKIQKL; via the exons ATGGCTCAGGAGACCAATCAGACGCAGGTGCCAATGCTTTGCACTATGGGATGTGGTTTCTATGGTAACCCCCGCACCAACGGCATGTGCTCGGTCTGCTACAAGGAACACCTGCAGAGACAACAGGGAGGGGGACGATCCAGCCCCCCGGGAGAGAAAG CTGCTACATCACCGGCAGGATCACCAGGGTCAGCTGGTGTGACCGTGGAGAGTGCAACCTCAGAACCCAGTACAGAGGTGGCGGGGACCCCACCTGAGGAACAAACGACCAG TCCCAGCTCCCCCAGTCCGGTAACTCAACAGATGACAGCTATGAGCATCTCCCAGGATTCAGGCGCTGTAGACTCTGATCGAGcggaggctgaggagggagaagaggagggtaCTTCCAACAGCTCAG AGCCAGCGGGGGAAGCAGCACAGGCTTTGTCTGATAACGACCAAACTCCtgataaaaacaagaaaaagaaccGCTGCTTTTCTTGCCGGAAGAAAGTGGGCCTTACTG GTTTTGACTGTCGCTGCGGAAACCTGTTCTGTGCCATTCACCGTTACTCTGACAAACACGACTGTCCCTATGATTACCGGAGTGCAGCTGCTGCCCGCATACGCAAGGAGAACCCCATCGTGGTGGCTGAGAAAATTCAGAAGTTATGA
- the abhd17ab gene encoding alpha/beta hydrolase domain-containing protein 17A translates to MNGLSLSELCCLFCCPPCPSRIAAKLAFLPPEPTYAFLPDPEAGPAAQGVTGTSSLRARSGASVAGAGAVEGRWKLHLTERAEFQYSQRELDTTEVFLARSSRGNRVGCMYIRCVPNARFTVLFSHGNAVDLGQMSSFYIGLGTRINCNIFSYDYSGYGVSTGKPTEKNLYSDIDAAWHALRTRYGISPENIILYGQSIGTVPTVDLASRYECAAVVLHSPLTSGMRVAFPDTKKTYCFDAFPNIEKVSKITSPVLIIHGTEDEVIDFSHGLALFERCPKAVEPLWVEGAGHNDIELYSQYLERLRRFIGQELAVQHA, encoded by the exons ATGAATGGCCTCTCTCTCAGCGAGCTCTGCTGCCTGTTCTGCTGCCCGCCCTGCCCCAGTCGCATCGCAGCCAAGCTCGCCTTCCTGCCCCCGGAGCCCACGTACGCCTTTCTTCCAGACCCAGAGGCGGGCCCCGCTGCACAGGGGGTGACGGGCACATCCAGCCTGCGGGCGCGGAGCGGTGCGTCAGTCGCTGGGGCCGGGGCTGTGGAGGGGAGATGGAAGCTCCACCTGACGGAGCGGGCAGAGTTTCAGTACTCGCAGAGAGAGCTGGACACGACAGAGGTGTTCCTCGCTCGCTCCAGCCGAGGGAACAGAGTCGGCTGCATGTACATTCGCTGTGTTCCCAATGCCAG ATTTACAGTGCTCTTCTCCCACGGTAATGCAGTCGACCTGGGCCAGATGAGCAGTTTCTACATCGGCCTTGGCACGCGCATCAACTGTAACATCTTTTCCTACGACTACTCAGGCTACGGCGTCAGCACCGGCAAGCCCACTGAGAAGAACCTCTACTCAGACATCGATGCTGCCTGGCACGCCCTGCGCACACG GTATGGCATTAGCCCAGAGAATATTATCCTGTATGGACAGAGCATTGGTACAGTACCCACTGTGGACCTGGCGTCACGGTATGAGTGTGCTGCTGTGGTTCTTCACTCACCTCTCACATCGGGTATGAGAGTGGCCTTTCCAGACACAAAGAAGACGTACTGCTTCGACGCGTTCCCCAA caTCGAGAAAGTGTCCAAAATCACATCCCCGGTGCTCATCATCCACGGCACCGAGGACGAGGTGATCGACTTCTCCCACGGCCTGGCGCTGTTTGAGCGCTGCCCCAAGGCCGTGGAGCCTCTCTGGGTGGAGGGAGCGGGACACAACGACATTGAATTGTACAGCCAGTATCTGGAGCGCCTGCGCCGCTTCATAGGACAGGAGCTGGCGGTACAGCACGCCTGA
- the rgl1 gene encoding ral guanine nucleotide dissociation stimulator-like 1 isoform X1 — MKETLTMKFAWKTKMSSVQDWGEEVEEGAIYNVTLKRVQIQQAANKGARWLGAEGDRLPPGHTVSQLETCKIRSIRAGTLERLVETLLTAFGDNDLTYTSIFLSTYRAFASTQTVLQLLLDRYGSVEENEQDSGRCRSSETNGAIRNALASILRAWLDQCPEDFQEPPDYPCLHRLMDYLRRALPGSEALRRAEGLLEQLQSQASMDDADASFHGNSSFCLGEEEEVEIEVQENFLSFEADLVAEQLTYMDALLFKKVVPHHCLGSIWSQRDKKHNKHSAPTIRATITQFNAVAACVVSTVLKHRQIRPHVRARVIQRWIDIAQECRIRKNFSSLRAIVSALQSNPLYRLKRAWACVHKDSMQTFEELSDIFSDHNNYLTSRELLMREGTSKFASLESCAKEHQKRTHKRLQLQKEMGAMQGTIPYLGTFLTDLTMLDTALPDLVEGGLINFEKRRREFEVIAQIKLLQSACNSYCLTPEPYFLRWFKSQAQLSEEESYALSCEIEGLGDSSPTSPKPRKSMVKRLSLLFLGTDSNAASSPVRETPRSPPTGSSGESMDSVSVSSSDSSSPSDSEGLTPIHTSDSQQNKLSESSSCTSLHSMDTSSSTASVSVTPASPSLPGPLCTHRRSVSLTPLTPSSPSQTPAYNTQAQDACIIRVSLEHGNGNLYKSILLTNQDKTPAVVSRAMAKHNLEVEPEEGYELVQVISEERELVIPDNANVFYAMNTSANFDFLLRVRGSAGRAVQLRSRCSSTLPRTQHRSSLSLRLSKVTL; from the exons ATGAAAGAAACGCTCACCATGAAATTCGCCTGGAAAACTAAAatg AGCTCGGTGCAGGACTGGGGGGAGGAAGTTGAGGAAGGAGCCATCTACAATGTGACACTGAAGAGGGTTCAGATTCAGCAGGCGGCCAACAAGGGAGCAAGATGGCTCGGG gCAGAGGGCGATCGTCTACCCCCCGGCCACACGGTGAGCCAGCTGGAGACCTGCAAGATCCGAAGCATCCGTGCTGGAACACTGGAGCGTCTGGTGGAGACGTTATTGACAGCGTTTGGAGACAATGACCTCACCTACACCTCCATCTTCCTGTCCACCTACAGAGCCTTCGCCAGCACAcagactgtgctgcagctgctgctggacag GTATGGAAGTGTGGAAGAAAATGAGCAGGACTCAGGCAGATGCCGAAGCTCTGAAACCAATGGAGCCATCAGAAA TGCCCTGGCTTCTATCCTGCGTGCCTGGCTGGACCAGTGTCCTGAAGACTTCCAGGAGCCTCCTGACTACCCCTGTCTACACAGGCTGATGGACTACCTGCGCAGGGCCCTGCCAGGCTCCGAGGCTCTCAGGCGGGCAGAGGGtctgctggagcagctgcagagtcagGCCAGCATGGACGACGCTGATG CTAGTTTCCATGGGAACAGCTCTTTCTgcctgggggaggaggaggaagtggagatcGAGGTCCAGGAGAACTTCCTGTCGTTTGAGGCCGACCTGGTGGCGGAGCAGCTGACCTACATGGATGCG CTGCTGTTCAAAAAGGTCGTACCCCACCACTGCCTGGGCTCTATCTGGTCCCAGAGGGATAAAAAGCACAACAAGCACAGCGCCCCCACCATCCGTGCCACTATCACGCAGTTTAACGCTGTGGCGGCCTGCGTGGTCAGCACAGTGTTGAAGCACAGACAGATCAGACCGCATGTCAGAGCGCGGGTCATCCAGCGCTGGATAGACATCGCTCAG GAGTGTCGAATACGCAAAAACTTCTCATCCCTGCGAGCCATCGTATCCGCGCTGCAGTCCAACCCGCTGTACAGGCTGAAAAGGGCATGGGCCTGTGTGCACAA AGACAGCATGCAGACATTTGAGGAACTGTCGGACATTTTCTCCGATCACAACAACTACCTGACCAGCAGAGAGCTCCTCATGAGG GAAGGCACTTCAAAGTTTGCCAGTCTTGAGAGTTGTGCCAAGGAGCACCAGAAACGCACCCACAAGAGACTTCAGCTGCAGAAGGAAATG GGAGCAATGCAAGGGACGATACCGTACTTGGGGACTTTTCTGACCGACCTGACCATGTTGGATACGGCCCTGCCGGACTTAGTggag GGTGGCCTGATCAACTTCGAGAAGAGACGCAGG gAGTTTGAGGTGATAGCTCAGATCAAGCTGCTGCAGTCGGCCTGTAACAGCTACTGTCTGACTCCGGAGCCGTATTTCCTCCGCTGGTTTAAGAGCCAGGCTCAGCTCAGCGAGGAGGAGAG CTATGCCTTGTCCTGTGAGATTGAAGGTCTTGGCGACAGCAGTCCGACGTCACCCAAGCCTCGAAAAAGCATGGTGAAGAGACTGAGCCT GCTGTTTCTTGGAACAGACAGTAATGCAGCCAGTTCTCCAGTCAGAGAGACGCCGCGCTCGCCTCCTACTGGCAGCTCAGGGGAGAGCATGGACTCGGTCAGCGTGTCCTCcagtgactccagcagcccgTCAGACAGCGAGGGCCTCACCCCCATTCACACCTCCGACTCCCAGCAGAACAAG CTATCAGAATCCTCCTCTTGTACTTCGCTCCACTCGATGGACACCAGCTCGTCGACAGCCAGCGTCTCCGTGACTCCTGCGTCTCCCTCGCTCCCCGGGCCCCTGTGCACCCACAGGCGCTCCGTCTCCCTCACGCCATTGACCCCCAGCTCCCCGAGCCAAACCCCGGCTTACAACACCCAGGCCCAGGACGCGTGCATCATAAGAGTCAGCCTGGAGCACGGCAACGGGAATCTCTACAAGAGCATACTG TTGACCAATCAAGACAAGACTCCAGCCGTCGTTTCTAGAGCCATGGCGAAGCACAACCTGGAGGTGGAGCCAGAGGAGGGATACGAACTGGTACAAGTCATCTCTGAGGAGAGAG AACTGGTGATCCCAGACAACGCCAACGTCTTCTACGCCATGAACACCTCAGCCAACTTTGACTTCCTGCTGCGGGTGCGAGGCTCGGCGGGTCGGGCAGTGCAGCTGCGAAGCCGGTGTAGCTCCACGCTCCCTCGCACCCAGCACCGCTCGAGCCTCTCGCTCCGGCTCAGCAAGGTCACGCTGTGA
- the rgl1 gene encoding ral guanine nucleotide dissociation stimulator-like 1 isoform X2, with protein sequence MISHYPLATLLPWPAGPHHHCPDLDCTLLLEGEGGVALQRYQPRSPESSPRHWSSVQDWGEEVEEGAIYNVTLKRVQIQQAANKGARWLGAEGDRLPPGHTVSQLETCKIRSIRAGTLERLVETLLTAFGDNDLTYTSIFLSTYRAFASTQTVLQLLLDRYGSVEENEQDSGRCRSSETNGAIRNALASILRAWLDQCPEDFQEPPDYPCLHRLMDYLRRALPGSEALRRAEGLLEQLQSQASMDDADASFHGNSSFCLGEEEEVEIEVQENFLSFEADLVAEQLTYMDALLFKKVVPHHCLGSIWSQRDKKHNKHSAPTIRATITQFNAVAACVVSTVLKHRQIRPHVRARVIQRWIDIAQECRIRKNFSSLRAIVSALQSNPLYRLKRAWACVHKDSMQTFEELSDIFSDHNNYLTSRELLMREGTSKFASLESCAKEHQKRTHKRLQLQKEMGAMQGTIPYLGTFLTDLTMLDTALPDLVEGGLINFEKRRREFEVIAQIKLLQSACNSYCLTPEPYFLRWFKSQAQLSEEESYALSCEIEGLGDSSPTSPKPRKSMVKRLSLLFLGTDSNAASSPVRETPRSPPTGSSGESMDSVSVSSSDSSSPSDSEGLTPIHTSDSQQNKLSESSSCTSLHSMDTSSSTASVSVTPASPSLPGPLCTHRRSVSLTPLTPSSPSQTPAYNTQAQDACIIRVSLEHGNGNLYKSILLTNQDKTPAVVSRAMAKHNLEVEPEEGYELVQVISEERELVIPDNANVFYAMNTSANFDFLLRVRGSAGRAVQLRSRCSSTLPRTQHRSSLSLRLSKVTL encoded by the exons AGCTCGGTGCAGGACTGGGGGGAGGAAGTTGAGGAAGGAGCCATCTACAATGTGACACTGAAGAGGGTTCAGATTCAGCAGGCGGCCAACAAGGGAGCAAGATGGCTCGGG gCAGAGGGCGATCGTCTACCCCCCGGCCACACGGTGAGCCAGCTGGAGACCTGCAAGATCCGAAGCATCCGTGCTGGAACACTGGAGCGTCTGGTGGAGACGTTATTGACAGCGTTTGGAGACAATGACCTCACCTACACCTCCATCTTCCTGTCCACCTACAGAGCCTTCGCCAGCACAcagactgtgctgcagctgctgctggacag GTATGGAAGTGTGGAAGAAAATGAGCAGGACTCAGGCAGATGCCGAAGCTCTGAAACCAATGGAGCCATCAGAAA TGCCCTGGCTTCTATCCTGCGTGCCTGGCTGGACCAGTGTCCTGAAGACTTCCAGGAGCCTCCTGACTACCCCTGTCTACACAGGCTGATGGACTACCTGCGCAGGGCCCTGCCAGGCTCCGAGGCTCTCAGGCGGGCAGAGGGtctgctggagcagctgcagagtcagGCCAGCATGGACGACGCTGATG CTAGTTTCCATGGGAACAGCTCTTTCTgcctgggggaggaggaggaagtggagatcGAGGTCCAGGAGAACTTCCTGTCGTTTGAGGCCGACCTGGTGGCGGAGCAGCTGACCTACATGGATGCG CTGCTGTTCAAAAAGGTCGTACCCCACCACTGCCTGGGCTCTATCTGGTCCCAGAGGGATAAAAAGCACAACAAGCACAGCGCCCCCACCATCCGTGCCACTATCACGCAGTTTAACGCTGTGGCGGCCTGCGTGGTCAGCACAGTGTTGAAGCACAGACAGATCAGACCGCATGTCAGAGCGCGGGTCATCCAGCGCTGGATAGACATCGCTCAG GAGTGTCGAATACGCAAAAACTTCTCATCCCTGCGAGCCATCGTATCCGCGCTGCAGTCCAACCCGCTGTACAGGCTGAAAAGGGCATGGGCCTGTGTGCACAA AGACAGCATGCAGACATTTGAGGAACTGTCGGACATTTTCTCCGATCACAACAACTACCTGACCAGCAGAGAGCTCCTCATGAGG GAAGGCACTTCAAAGTTTGCCAGTCTTGAGAGTTGTGCCAAGGAGCACCAGAAACGCACCCACAAGAGACTTCAGCTGCAGAAGGAAATG GGAGCAATGCAAGGGACGATACCGTACTTGGGGACTTTTCTGACCGACCTGACCATGTTGGATACGGCCCTGCCGGACTTAGTggag GGTGGCCTGATCAACTTCGAGAAGAGACGCAGG gAGTTTGAGGTGATAGCTCAGATCAAGCTGCTGCAGTCGGCCTGTAACAGCTACTGTCTGACTCCGGAGCCGTATTTCCTCCGCTGGTTTAAGAGCCAGGCTCAGCTCAGCGAGGAGGAGAG CTATGCCTTGTCCTGTGAGATTGAAGGTCTTGGCGACAGCAGTCCGACGTCACCCAAGCCTCGAAAAAGCATGGTGAAGAGACTGAGCCT GCTGTTTCTTGGAACAGACAGTAATGCAGCCAGTTCTCCAGTCAGAGAGACGCCGCGCTCGCCTCCTACTGGCAGCTCAGGGGAGAGCATGGACTCGGTCAGCGTGTCCTCcagtgactccagcagcccgTCAGACAGCGAGGGCCTCACCCCCATTCACACCTCCGACTCCCAGCAGAACAAG CTATCAGAATCCTCCTCTTGTACTTCGCTCCACTCGATGGACACCAGCTCGTCGACAGCCAGCGTCTCCGTGACTCCTGCGTCTCCCTCGCTCCCCGGGCCCCTGTGCACCCACAGGCGCTCCGTCTCCCTCACGCCATTGACCCCCAGCTCCCCGAGCCAAACCCCGGCTTACAACACCCAGGCCCAGGACGCGTGCATCATAAGAGTCAGCCTGGAGCACGGCAACGGGAATCTCTACAAGAGCATACTG TTGACCAATCAAGACAAGACTCCAGCCGTCGTTTCTAGAGCCATGGCGAAGCACAACCTGGAGGTGGAGCCAGAGGAGGGATACGAACTGGTACAAGTCATCTCTGAGGAGAGAG AACTGGTGATCCCAGACAACGCCAACGTCTTCTACGCCATGAACACCTCAGCCAACTTTGACTTCCTGCTGCGGGTGCGAGGCTCGGCGGGTCGGGCAGTGCAGCTGCGAAGCCGGTGTAGCTCCACGCTCCCTCGCACCCAGCACCGCTCGAGCCTCTCGCTCCGGCTCAGCAAGGTCACGCTGTGA